The genomic stretch ACAACTCCAGGATTTGTTGATAATAGTATTTTAGTTTTTCCTGACGCAGATGCAAGGAATCATAAGGCATATTATCCACATAGGCTTGTGCAGCCTGCATATCGAGCAATATATTTTTCATTTCTTCAGGCTGAATGTATGATTTGGGGACCCGTTCATGATGTTTGCACCCTGCAATCATGATCAAACATGCAACTGCATAAGTCCAACAGATAATTCTTTGCCGAATGGAATTTTTCATATTCATTGCAGCTTCTGGGTGTATAAAGAGGTATGTTCCGGATCAAGCTGGGTAAGGATTTGAAGAGCCCGTTGTTTATCATTCAATGGGGCATCGGAAAACAGATTGGCCAGCTCATCGGCTTTTGCAAGCATAAACAACTGAAGAATCATGGTGTTGGGATTTTCCTGATTCATGGTATAAAGTGAAGATAGCGATGTAAGTATGCTCATACGCGCATTCACAGGATCATCGTACATCCGGTCGAGCCCCAGCCGATAATATTGATACATGACACTATGAAAAATCTGCAGGCGGTTATTGAGTAGATTATCTACCAGCCAGTATCGGTTACGATTGCCTTCAAAAGGTTTCCATCCGCTGATGTAACGACTGTCTTCCGGTGCATTGTTCACGATATACTGTGCTTTTTGGAAATAGGGTACGCCCCCGCGCGGGGAAAATGAATCGGCATCAAGGCCCAGGATAATGTACACATAATAAGCCAGTACGGCCGTAAGATTGGCCTGAAGCGCATCATTCCCTGAAATGCGGTTTTCATTGAATTCAAGAGGTTGATTGATGATATACCGGAAACTTACATTCTGATCGAGATAATTGAACACAGGCGATTGATAGTTGGTATTGTAAACAGGACGGGATGATTGAACGGTCAGCTGAACAGAAAAAATATTATCACCGGCATATTGTGTGAAATTGAAAACAAAATTGCATTGGATTCGTTCATAAGGAAGGTAATTATCACTTGTCCATTTGCGATCATTTAGGAAGCTTGTTACATCAGCTTGGAAACGCTGAAAAGTAGCATCGTCCACGCCTTTGATGCGGTCGTGGATAACGCGCACTTGAGCTTGTAATTCCTGTGCTTTTAAAGAATGAAATGCAATAACGGGAAACAAAATGCCAAACAGGAAGCAAAGGGGTATCCGGCAGAAGAGCTTCTTATGCCGGATGCATGATGCTGAGCAGAGCCTGTATGATATCGTGGGCGACACCATGCTTATGTTTTAACGGGAAATGCATTTCATGACCAAAGCGATCAAAAATACTGATTTTATTGGTGTCACCGCTAAAGCCGGCACCGGCTTCGTCCAGGCTGTTCAGCACGATCATGTCAAGGTTCTTTTGTTGCATTTTTTCCCGGGCCAGCGATGCATCATGCCGGCTTTCCAGCGCAAAGCCTACCAGCCACTGATGTGGCTGTTTGCGTTTTCCCAGTTCTGCCAGGATATCCGTGGTTTTTTCCAGTTGCAGCTCCAGATGAGGATCCTGTTTTTTTATTTTTTGCGAAGCAATTTGTTGGGGACGATAATCAGCCACAGCGGCAGCCATTACGGTGATATCCGTCTCCGGGAAAATGGCTTCACACGCTTGCTGAAGCTGTGCTGCGGTTTCGATACGGGTAAGCCGGATACGGGGATGCTGTGGCGGTGGTACAGGTGTGGGGCCTGCAATCAGATGTACTTCGGCTCCCATCCAGGCAAAAACCTTTGCCAGAGCAAATCCCATTTTACCGGAAGAATGATTGCTGATGTAACGTACCGGATCGATGGGTTCACGTGTAGGGCCTGCCGTGACCAGTACTTTTTTGTTTTTCAGTAGTTGGGTGGGTTTTATCCATCGTTCCAGCATGGATTGAACGATTTGCGGGGGTTCTAACATACGTCCCCAGCCCTGCAGGCCGCTGGCCAGATCGCCATGAGCTACTTCCAGCACATCCACCCCGAAACTTTGCAATTTGTTTAGCGCATCGCGGATAGCCGGATGCCACCACATATCTTCATCCATGGCGGGCGCTGCCATTACCGGACAAGTAGCGGATAAATAAGTGGCCAGCAGCAGATTATCGCATAAGCCGATAGCCATTTTGGCGAGGGTATGAGCTGTTGCCGGCGCAATCAGCAGCAGATCAGCCTCACGTCCCAACATCACATGGTTATGCCATTCATCTTCTGATGCAAGTTCCGCATATACCGGATGATGGGAAAGAGTAGATAAAGTAAGAGGAGTGATAAACTGCCGGGCTTCGGGCGTCATTACCACCTTCACACCTGCACCTTCCTTAACCAGCAATCGCACCAGCTCGGCAGCTTTATAAGCTGCAATGCTGCCGGTTACGCCGAGTACGATGGTATGACCCTCCAGCATGAAGATAAAACATCAACCCATTAACTGAATAAATCCTGATCTTCTTCTTTCCGATAATAAATCTTGTCTTCCAGAAATTCCTGCGTAGCCTGAAGAGCCGGATTGGGCAGCCTTTCGTAGTATCTGGAAATCTCAATCTGTTCCTTGTTTTCATGCACTTCTTCCAGGCTGTCGCTGTGACTTGCAAATTCTTCCAGCTTGGCATGCAGCTCTTCCTTCAGGGCCACATTAATCTGATTGGCCCTTTTGGCAATAATGGCAATGGATTCATAGATATTGCCGGTTTTTTCTTTGATCTGGTTCACATTCCTGGTTTCAATGGAAGGGCTGATGTGGTGAACCAGGCTTTTTTTACTCTTACTCATGGGAAAGTGATTTTAAGTTTTGTTGAGCTAAATGATAATAGGTTGCAGCTTCCCTGGCATATTTGCTATTAGCGTAATATTGCATGAAATCCAGGTAGTCTGTTATCACCTGGTTAAAGCGTTCTTCCTGTTTGGATGGTACACTGTTCAAGGCGTACATGTATTCAGATTTGATCACCAGATATTTATATTCATCACTTCTGGGTGAAGTGGGGTAATCGAGCAGCACATTGTTGAAGGTAATAGCGGCTGCCTGGTAATACCCTAAGTTGTAGTATAGCATGGCAGCACGATATTCTTTTTCTTCCAGTTTTGCCCTGCAGGCATCAATGATTTTATTTGCTTCTTCCACCTTGTCAGATTCGGGATAGGTATCAATAAACTGCTGCATTTGTCCAATAGCTTTTTCGGTATTGCTTTGGTCAAGCTCCACCTGGGGAGACAGCTTGTAAAAACAGTAAGCTTGCATGAAAGCCATTTCGGCAGCATGTGGGCTATTGGGAAAATAATCCACAAAATTTTTGAAATGGAAAGCTGCCTGTATGTAATCTTTCATGTAGTAGGTGGAATAGGCATAACGGTAATAAAGATTCTCGAACTGGGTGGTGCCTTTGTAAACCGTTAACAAGGATTCATACAGATCATGGGCCTGGGTATATTTTTTCCGGGCATACAATTCATTGGCATAAGCCAGCTTTTTCTGATAGTCCCCGCTTTTTTCAATTTTAGCCAGGGGGGAACAACCGGCTATCAGCGTAGCCGCCATCAGCATGCTTATAGCTGTTCGTATGATCATGCGATGCTTCATGAAGCCTGCAAATATACAGATTCCCAGCAATCCCTGCGGAACCCAACCATTGAATCCACAGTTGTAGCGAAAAACCTTGGTTTTACTGTATTTTTACATTTATTCACCTTTCATGCACATCAATTCACAGCTTATGCACGGGCTATTCAGGATGTTTTTTTCTGAAATTTATCAAAGCCTTTCCAGATAAGGATTTCCCGAGATAAAACATTGTGGAAAAATTCATTGAACAAATTTTTGGAAAAAAAGTGGGAAAAAGTGTTATTTTGTGGGTAAAATTTAAAATCCGCATTGACAGGCTTTTTGGGAGAATATGAGGCTACGCTCGACGCAAAGGGGCGTTTTCTACTGCCTACCGGTTTCCGCAAGCAACTGGGGGAGGCTGATAGCCACCAGTTTGTGCTGAACCGGGGTTTTGAAAAATGCCTGTCGCTATACCCTATGTCGGAATGGATGCCGCTGTTTGAGCAGATTAAGAAGCTGAATGATTTTGATCCACAAGTGCGGGCTTTTAAGCGTTATTTTTTAGCGGGAGCCACGTTGGTAGAGCTCGACAGTGCTTCGCGGATTTTATTGCCCAAACACCTGATGGAATATGCGGGTTTGTCGCGGGATATTGTCCTGGCAGCCAATACCAACAAAATTGAGATCTGGGATAAACAAAAATATCAGGCGCTCTTTGATAATTTCTCAGCCGAAGCGTTTAGCCAACTGGCCAGCAAGGTGATGGGAGGAAATCTGCCATGAACACCGAAAAAGGTCATCACGAGCCGGTGATGGTAGAGGAAGTACTGGAAGGATTGAATATCCGGGAAAATGGTGTTTACGTGGATGCAACTTATGGAGGCGGGGGCCATACCCGCGCCATTTTAAGCAAACTGGGAAATGGCGGAAGGGTGATTGCTTTTGATCAGGATGAATCCGTTCGCGAGCATGTGTTGCAGGACCAGCGGCTTGTATTCGTGCCGGAAAGTTTTATCTACCTCAAGCAGTTTTTGCGATACTATCACGCTGTTCCGGTTGACGGCATTCTGGCTGATCTGGGCGTATCGTCGTTTCAGCTTGATACACCGGAACGGGGATTTTCTCTGCGGTACGATGCACCTCTGGATATGCGCATGGACAGGCGCAGGGAACAGACGGCGGCTGATTTGCTGCAGGAGGTTTCAGAAGCCGAACTGCATTGCATCTTGGAGATGTATGGCGAAGTAAGAAATGCACGTACGGTAGCCCGCGTCATTGTGCAGGCAAGAGGCCGGAAGCCTATTCAGACCACAGGAGAACTAGTGCAACTGCTTGAGCCGTTGGTGCGGGGAAACAGGCATCAATATCTGGCAAGGGTGTTTCAGGCGCTGCGTATAGCTGTGAATGATGAGCTCCACGCGCTTGAAAGCTTCCTGCAACAGGCTGCAGAAGTGCTTCGGCCGGGCGGAAGGCTGGTAGTCATCAGTTTTCATTCTCTGGAAGACCGCATCGTGAAGCAGTTTATGAAAGGGGAATTAACCAGACAAGCACAAGCATCTGTGTTGACTGAACGGCAAACGATGTTTCGCCTAATTACCCGAAAGCCCCTGCAACCCACACCGGCTGAGGTGGAACGCAATCCCAGATCATCGAGTGCCCGATTGCGCGTGGCAGAAAAATTACCCCTACCATCCTGAATGACGAACCCATGGGCTTGAACATAAATCATTTTTCATAAATGTTTTCCTGATGGCAAACAGGCAACAGCAATCACAATCTGTCACAGACATGGCTAGCTCCGGTAATCAACCGAAAAGAAATGTGCTGGCTTACCGGCGAATATTGTTTCGGCACGAATGGATTATCCGGCATCTGCCTTATGTGTTTTACCTGTCGTGCCTGGCATTGATATATATCGCCAACGGCCATCAGGCAGAAAAGAAAATCAGAACCCTGAACCAATTGCAAAAGGAAGTGAAAGCCCTGCACTGGAAATACCTGGAAGCCAAAAGCGATGTGATGTTTCAAAGCAAATACAGCGAGGTGGCTCGCCAAGTAGCTCCCTGGGGCTGGAGTGCATCATCACAACCTCCTTTTGTGTTGGTGGTGGATACAACAAACTGAAACATGGATATCAAACAAGATATTCTATGGCGGGTTTATCTGAGCTTCCTGGGGATGGTGGTTTTGGGTGTAATCATTTTGGGAAAAATTTTCATTATCCAGCATATTCAAGGCAATTACTGGAGAAGTATGGCCGATAGCTTACAGGAACGATATGTAACGATGGATGCAGAAAGGGGCACCATTTATTCAGATGATGGAGAAATGCTTTCCACATCAGTCCCGTTTTTTGATATTCATCTCGATATGATGGCCGATGGGTTGCGGGCTGATCAGGGAAAATTATTTCGGGAAAATGTGGATTCGTTGGCTATAGGTTTGGCTGAATTGTTCCGCGATCATCCGGCTTCCTGGTACCGGTCATTTTTATGGAAAGCCTACCGCAGCCGGGAAAGATACCTTTTATTCAAAAAAGATGTGGATCTGAAAACGTATCAGCAATTGCAGCAGCTTCCTCTTTTCCGGCTGGGCCGTTATCGCAGTGGCATGATTGCTGAAATGCATGAAAAACGCATCAACCCTTATGGTCTGCTAGCCAATCGTACCATTGGGCTGTGGCGGCCAAATGCACCCAATGTAGGCTTGGAAGCTACCTACGATAGCGTGTTGCGTGGCAAGGATGGACGGCAACTGGTTCGGAAAGTGGCCGCCGGCACCTATGCACCTGTGGATGGTTATACACTGGAGCCCGAAAACGGAAAAGACATTGTGACCACCATTGATGTTTACATCCAGGATATAGCCGAACAGGCCTTGTATCAAATGCTTGATTCCGTGCAGGCACAATACGGTACCTGTGTGGTGATGGAAGTGAAAACCGGACAAATCAAAGCCATAGCCAATTTGGGTCGTCAACCCGATGGCTCCTACTGGGAAGATTACAATTATGCGATGATCAATACGGAACCCG from Thermoflavifilum aggregans encodes the following:
- a CDS encoding DUF4296 domain-containing protein yields the protein MKNSIRQRIICWTYAVACLIMIAGCKHHERVPKSYIQPEEMKNILLDMQAAQAYVDNMPYDSLHLRQEKLKYYYQQILELYHLNHQEFMRSYEYYVMHPVIMKMVYDSLLADVKRRQVMVDSMLIKKRFQHPIEK
- the porD gene encoding type IX secretion system protein PorD — translated: MVSPTISYRLCSASCIRHKKLFCRIPLCFLFGILFPVIAFHSLKAQELQAQVRVIHDRIKGVDDATFQRFQADVTSFLNDRKWTSDNYLPYERIQCNFVFNFTQYAGDNIFSVQLTVQSSRPVYNTNYQSPVFNYLDQNVSFRYIINQPLEFNENRISGNDALQANLTAVLAYYVYIILGLDADSFSPRGGVPYFQKAQYIVNNAPEDSRYISGWKPFEGNRNRYWLVDNLLNNRLQIFHSVMYQYYRLGLDRMYDDPVNARMSILTSLSSLYTMNQENPNTMILQLFMLAKADELANLFSDAPLNDKQRALQILTQLDPEHTSLYTQKLQ
- the coaBC gene encoding bifunctional phosphopantothenoylcysteine decarboxylase/phosphopantothenate--cysteine ligase CoaBC → MLEGHTIVLGVTGSIAAYKAAELVRLLVKEGAGVKVVMTPEARQFITPLTLSTLSHHPVYAELASEDEWHNHVMLGREADLLLIAPATAHTLAKMAIGLCDNLLLATYLSATCPVMAAPAMDEDMWWHPAIRDALNKLQSFGVDVLEVAHGDLASGLQGWGRMLEPPQIVQSMLERWIKPTQLLKNKKVLVTAGPTREPIDPVRYISNHSSGKMGFALAKVFAWMGAEVHLIAGPTPVPPPQHPRIRLTRIETAAQLQQACEAIFPETDITVMAAAVADYRPQQIASQKIKKQDPHLELQLEKTTDILAELGKRKQPHQWLVGFALESRHDASLAREKMQQKNLDMIVLNSLDEAGAGFSGDTNKISIFDRFGHEMHFPLKHKHGVAHDIIQALLSIMHPA
- a CDS encoding DNA-directed RNA polymerase subunit omega, producing the protein MSKSKKSLVHHISPSIETRNVNQIKEKTGNIYESIAIIAKRANQINVALKEELHAKLEEFASHSDSLEEVHENKEQIEISRYYERLPNPALQATQEFLEDKIYYRKEEDQDLFS
- a CDS encoding outer membrane protein assembly factor BamD, with the translated sequence MKHRMIIRTAISMLMAATLIAGCSPLAKIEKSGDYQKKLAYANELYARKKYTQAHDLYESLLTVYKGTTQFENLYYRYAYSTYYMKDYIQAAFHFKNFVDYFPNSPHAAEMAFMQAYCFYKLSPQVELDQSNTEKAIGQMQQFIDTYPESDKVEEANKIIDACRAKLEEKEYRAAMLYYNLGYYQAAAITFNNVLLDYPTSPRSDEYKYLVIKSEYMYALNSVPSKQEERFNQVITDYLDFMQYYANSKYAREAATYYHLAQQNLKSLSHE
- the mraZ gene encoding division/cell wall cluster transcriptional repressor MraZ, with the translated sequence MTGFLGEYEATLDAKGRFLLPTGFRKQLGEADSHQFVLNRGFEKCLSLYPMSEWMPLFEQIKKLNDFDPQVRAFKRYFLAGATLVELDSASRILLPKHLMEYAGLSRDIVLAANTNKIEIWDKQKYQALFDNFSAEAFSQLASKVMGGNLP
- the rsmH gene encoding 16S rRNA (cytosine(1402)-N(4))-methyltransferase RsmH; the protein is MNTEKGHHEPVMVEEVLEGLNIRENGVYVDATYGGGGHTRAILSKLGNGGRVIAFDQDESVREHVLQDQRLVFVPESFIYLKQFLRYYHAVPVDGILADLGVSSFQLDTPERGFSLRYDAPLDMRMDRRREQTAADLLQEVSEAELHCILEMYGEVRNARTVARVIVQARGRKPIQTTGELVQLLEPLVRGNRHQYLARVFQALRIAVNDELHALESFLQQAAEVLRPGGRLVVISFHSLEDRIVKQFMKGELTRQAQASVLTERQTMFRLITRKPLQPTPAEVERNPRSSSARLRVAEKLPLPS
- a CDS encoding FtsL-like putative cell division protein; its protein translation is MANRQQQSQSVTDMASSGNQPKRNVLAYRRILFRHEWIIRHLPYVFYLSCLALIYIANGHQAEKKIRTLNQLQKEVKALHWKYLEAKSDVMFQSKYSEVARQVAPWGWSASSQPPFVLVVDTTN